GACGCCTGCAGCATCGTCGGGCTCTGGACTCGGTCCTCGCCGCTCGAGGTTACTCCAGGTGTGTCCAGGAGGTGGAACGCTTCCTCTCCAGGGAGCCAGAGAAGACACGACTGATGAAGACCTTCAACCAGCTGAAGTCTTcctctgggaagaagctgaCAGAGTCTGACTTCTCTCATCCGAGCTCCACAGTCAGCAAAGACAAGCGTCCGGTCGGAGGCGTCCTGTGGAGGCCGTGGTCGACGTCCGTAGACGAGTGAGCATCAGGAGGGAACTTCTTCAGCCTCAccttcatcactgcagacgtGTGATTGTGCAGAGTTGATGCACAAGTtgtattttattccttttgTAAAGACTCGTGTTCCTGACAACATGTATGTTGTATTTGCTTTTGGTCTAATTGGTCCCTATGGGATCGTCTGTCTATGGTGTCCATGACACTGGGACTAGATGACATGCTTTTAATACATCTTCATCAGGTTTATGTGATGTTCACATGCTTCTTATTGtgatttatctgtgtgtgtgtgtgtgtgatctagaCAAACGTGCTGCTTTATCACTCCGTGAGTGACGGCACTCGTACCTTCAGCGAAGGGAAACGTCCTACAATGAATGTATGTCTTCAAACCAAGTGATGTGCAttaaaacaatcagaaaaaaCACTCCTGACTTTGCGTGACTTGTTTCAACATGTCAGAACAGCAGATCAATGTGAGATCCGTGAAGAACACGCTGCTGGATGAACCGTCATGAGGAACCGTCATGAGGAACCGTCATGAGGAACCGTCATGAGGAACCGTCACACCTTCAGCTGTAGCTGCTGGTGTTAATGTGTTCTTGAATCCAGAGACGGATGACGTTGTGTCGCGTCACGATgcttaaaaactgttttattctaactataataataaaggtgaatccagtttgtatcaactttattagcagcgttctcgtgacgtcacaccaacgtctgtttcttgttggttctgctagcttgggagtttcagtttagcactaatttattctgtgttagcggatGGGGCGGCGCTTTTAAGAAGAAgaaccgactgacccacagaccgactgacccacagaccgactgacccacagaccaactgacccacagaccaactgacccacagaccaactgacccacagaccgactgacccacagaccgactgacccacagaccgactgacccacagaccaactgacccacagaccgactgacccacagaccgactgacccacagaccagttCCGGTCCGTTGGTCAGGAGTTGGGGTCCACCGGTTTGGGACTCCTTGGAGcttcaaatgtaaatgtttgtcgACCTCCTGACGTCACCTCATTAGCTCCATACGGGTTCACTGTATTTCCATAATGTTCTTCTGGATCAGATCTCAGGTCAGACCAGACGCTCAGATCCTCTCCCATCTGATCGTAGAGATGAGAGACTGACTAACCCAGTTCCTACAGTCTCTACAGTTGCTTTCCAGGCCAGCGAACCACAGGGGGCGACAGCGCCACCATGCCGCTGGGGCTGATATCGTAATGAATAAAATTCAGTTGTTAAAACATGCTTGAACAGTTCAAAGAAGCAttaaaggcagtcagagactacaacatcctgcgacacccctgaattcagcattttaccctgacctacacattttgtgcctctggcttcctgaaaatgttttgtttggtgATTATATCTCGTCGTTTCACATgagattaacaaattccacaatagaatgacgatctatttatcttattatttagggtgaTGTAATGAGTCCGAGACTCAAGGATcgtagaacacttcaggatgctgtcagccagtaGGACGTGTGTACGgagtcacgtgactgccttccaaaaatccgggATGagtacaaaaatttaaatttgaccttgacctagttttctcaaggtcaaggtcatcatctcatcttggtcccctttgctgcctgagtcacgtCGTTCATCTGagcggttgtgaagacatttggtggacgaacactgacagcaATGAAGCTGTTCGTGGAACTTGATCTATGATAAACAACAACACTATAGTACTAAtataaatactaataataacaacaataatactaTAATAAAACTGCAGGAATCATTtcttaaatcacatttatttatttgtaacaaGTGAAAAAACCTTCAAACAAATTTCAATCCATTttggataaataaaaatcaaactgttgactgaaacacaacacgttacacacacacacacacacacacacacacacacacacacacacacacacacacacacacacacacacacacacacagaggtcgtG
This sequence is a window from Antennarius striatus isolate MH-2024 chromosome 5, ASM4005453v1, whole genome shotgun sequence. Protein-coding genes within it:
- the LOC137594925 gene encoding transcription factor HES-5-like translates to MAPTITAVTTSSQEHLTLSHKLRKPLVEKFRRERINSCIEQLKSLLGPEFLQQHPDSKLEKADILEMTVGVLRRLQHRRALDSVLAARGYSRCVQEVERFLSREPEKTRLMKTFNQLKSSSGKKLTESDFSHPSSTVSKDKRPVGGVLWRPWSTSVDE